The Urbifossiella limnaea genome has a window encoding:
- a CDS encoding ComEA family DNA-binding protein: MDTPNVPQNPAAPAAGSPRRAQLALAAVVVVFLTLLAVRGYGPRFETRPTEPVPSAAPIDLNRADTAELELLPGVGPRLAAAIDAHRRDRGGFRSVDDLRSVPGVGPVMIDRLRPLVRVEPPAAAVPVRADPELPPRVRAQAPEPAEPVRAPAVRKLQPGDPPIDVNAASAEELQRLPGVGPVTAGAIVAGRPYRSVAELDRVRGIGPKTLDKLRPFVVVGP; encoded by the coding sequence ATGGACACGCCGAACGTACCGCAGAACCCGGCTGCACCTGCCGCCGGCTCGCCTCGACGGGCTCAACTCGCCCTCGCGGCCGTCGTGGTCGTGTTCCTCACACTACTCGCCGTCCGCGGCTACGGCCCGCGCTTCGAGACCCGCCCCACTGAGCCCGTCCCGTCCGCCGCGCCGATCGACCTGAACCGCGCCGACACCGCGGAGCTCGAACTTCTCCCCGGCGTCGGCCCGCGGCTCGCCGCAGCCATCGACGCCCACCGCCGCGACCGCGGCGGCTTTCGCTCCGTGGACGACCTGCGCTCCGTCCCCGGCGTCGGCCCGGTGATGATCGACAGGCTGCGGCCGCTGGTACGGGTGGAACCACCGGCCGCGGCGGTGCCGGTGCGAGCCGACCCCGAACTGCCGCCGCGGGTACGGGCGCAGGCGCCCGAACCGGCCGAGCCCGTTCGTGCCCCGGCCGTCCGGAAGCTCCAGCCTGGTGACCCGCCGATCGACGTGAACGCCGCGTCGGCCGAGGAGCTACAACGGCTCCCGGGCGTCGGTCCGGTTACCGCCGGCGCGATCGTCGCCGGCCGGCCGTACCGCAGCGTCGCCGAGCTGGACCGCGTCCGCGGCATCGGCCCGAAGACGCTCGACAAGCTGCGGCCGTTCGTCGTCGTCGGGCCGTAG
- a CDS encoding WD40 repeat domain-containing protein, translated as MPNGSRLAVLWDGPPALVEPAPAPGVVAFTQTSLTVIGWPATEPQHYHVSSDRLNPGLLGRNQLVANSAGDILFVDARKHLSWRPRGATPGEQLGQPKLWAVPSVVLGGARLWLAGTGGTVFVASREFDVGYELSRVEPPAVGDRAKVTRVLRGGVKGDLLLCADLHHSGRWFAACHLASDGKKAQLDVWEVGDSPRNTAVKLPCDGACVSIAPDAKVVAIGLTDGRVMLFDTAKGAQASLPVQLGQFTVASVAFHPRGRLLVCGTFDRRGQDNLFVVDPAAGRVVAKFAADPHAIATLCFNADGTRLATFGGAGRVTVWDQAIHGVRLTDSG; from the coding sequence ATGCCGAACGGCTCTCGCCTCGCCGTTCTCTGGGACGGGCCGCCTGCTCTCGTCGAGCCCGCGCCGGCGCCGGGTGTGGTCGCCTTCACCCAAACCTCCCTCACGGTCATCGGGTGGCCGGCGACCGAACCGCAGCACTACCACGTGTCATCCGACCGGCTCAATCCCGGCCTGCTCGGGCGGAATCAACTCGTCGCCAACTCGGCCGGAGACATTCTTTTCGTTGACGCTCGGAAGCACCTGAGCTGGCGGCCGAGGGGCGCTACACCCGGCGAGCAGTTGGGGCAACCCAAGTTGTGGGCGGTGCCGTCCGTAGTACTCGGGGGCGCCCGTCTCTGGCTCGCCGGGACCGGAGGTACGGTCTTCGTCGCCTCCCGCGAGTTCGACGTGGGTTACGAGCTGAGCCGGGTTGAACCGCCGGCCGTCGGTGATCGCGCGAAGGTCACGCGCGTCCTGCGCGGGGGGGTGAAAGGAGACCTCCTCTTGTGTGCCGACCTTCACCACTCGGGCCGGTGGTTCGCGGCCTGCCACCTCGCGTCGGACGGCAAGAAGGCCCAACTCGACGTTTGGGAGGTCGGCGACTCGCCGCGGAACACGGCCGTCAAACTCCCCTGTGACGGGGCGTGCGTGTCGATCGCGCCGGACGCCAAGGTGGTTGCCATCGGCTTGACCGACGGGCGGGTCATGCTCTTCGACACGGCGAAGGGGGCGCAGGCGAGTCTGCCCGTCCAGCTGGGTCAGTTCACCGTCGCCAGTGTGGCGTTCCATCCCCGCGGGCGACTGCTGGTTTGTGGAACCTTCGACCGCCGGGGTCAGGACAATCTCTTTGTTGTTGACCCGGCCGCGGGTCGAGTCGTGGCCAAGTTCGCCGCCGACCCGCACGCGATCGCTACGCTCTGCTTCAACGCGGACGGGACGCGACTGGCCACCTTTGGGGGAGCGGGGCGCGTGACCGTCTGGGATCAGGCCATTCACGGTGTGAGACTCACGGATTCCGGCTGA
- a CDS encoding site-specific integrase — translation MKTLAGCRTLDLCQVSTADLGADTLTLTVEASKTREPRTVPLAADVAADLWRVAGQTWLWEQSLEESKRFRPNPRMKSRVADDLGTWRWTIQNLFREFNRANPGNLWLRPHDL, via the coding sequence ATGAAGACGCTCGCCGGGTGCCGGACGCTCGACCTGTGCCAGGTCAGTACGGCGGACCTCGGGGCGGACACGCTGACGCTGACCGTCGAGGCGTCCAAGACCCGCGAACCCCGGACGGTGCCGCTCGCTGCTGATGTGGCGGCTGACCTCTGGCGCGTGGCAGGACAGACGTGGTTGTGGGAACAGTCGCTTGAGGAGTCGAAGCGGTTCCGTCCGAACCCGCGGATGAAGTCGCGGGTGGCCGACGACCTGGGCACTTGGCGGTGGACCATCCAGAATCTCTTCCGAGAGTTCAATCGGGCCAACCCCGGAAACCTCTGGCTCCGCCCCCACGACCTTTGA
- a CDS encoding HTTM domain-containing protein — MNMTFRQRWAAFWFTPVDPSTLGFMRVMTGLLILYIYLAHSLDLQNFFGRHAWYGHSFMDRERREFPWSVSSFTKWNDEEVTPRLPEFPHRRASILAYIRALPEGKAERKAGLRFLDRAASDSVANGAAALTFLQAFHETGKGQEQRVYAALAEGRQLYGLAQDGQLVYLDAPHPARESTAILPAFLLALPEPDRRAAADDLKAAILPPAPVDTKYLVNHLMELDPRHRVALVRFMANLPDDRAARNDTIDFLDYWNNDPDPNRVYHFGHRTFSVWFHVTDPRTMAAIHGGVLLVILLFALGVCTRVTGVLTWVATLSYVHRTEQVLFGMDVMANILLTYLVVGDSGAALSVDRVVAKYRAVRASLARCGHIDAATRAFLDRAPPSKGAALGVRLIQVHFCFIYLAAGLSKLKGQGWWNGFAFYDVMINPEFTMLRYEWFETMARGLASVKPVYYAICTFGVWFTLGLEISFPFLVWTRLRPFYLWLAVLLHAGIGILMGLTMFELLMMVMLLAYLPAGVIRDRLRGGPGLPRLAFGFDPAVPAQARAAALVCAADADAQVSLEPSAGVGQPVVKAGGVAQTGAAAAGAVFGSVRLLRWARHLLKLPGVGGLAGRWVSPAPPAAQPPVAVGS; from the coding sequence ATGAACATGACGTTCCGCCAGCGGTGGGCCGCCTTCTGGTTCACCCCCGTGGACCCGAGCACCCTCGGGTTCATGCGGGTGATGACCGGCCTGCTGATCCTGTACATCTACCTGGCCCACAGCCTGGACCTGCAGAACTTCTTCGGCCGCCACGCGTGGTACGGGCACAGCTTCATGGACCGCGAGCGCCGCGAGTTCCCCTGGAGCGTCAGCTCGTTCACCAAGTGGAACGACGAGGAGGTGACGCCCCGGCTCCCCGAGTTCCCGCACCGCCGGGCCAGCATCCTGGCGTACATCCGCGCCCTGCCCGAGGGGAAGGCCGAGCGGAAGGCGGGACTCCGCTTCCTCGACCGCGCCGCCAGCGACTCGGTCGCCAACGGCGCCGCGGCGCTCACGTTCCTGCAGGCCTTCCACGAGACGGGCAAGGGGCAGGAGCAGCGCGTCTACGCCGCGCTCGCCGAGGGCCGGCAGCTGTACGGCCTCGCCCAGGACGGCCAGCTGGTGTACCTCGACGCGCCGCACCCGGCCCGCGAGAGCACCGCCATCCTGCCGGCGTTCCTCCTGGCGCTGCCGGAGCCCGACCGCCGGGCCGCCGCCGACGACCTGAAGGCCGCCATCCTGCCGCCGGCGCCGGTGGACACCAAGTACCTCGTCAACCACCTGATGGAGCTCGACCCGCGGCACCGCGTGGCGCTCGTGCGGTTCATGGCGAACCTCCCCGACGACCGCGCCGCCCGCAACGACACCATCGACTTCCTCGACTACTGGAACAACGACCCCGACCCGAACCGCGTGTACCACTTCGGGCACCGCACGTTCTCGGTGTGGTTCCACGTCACCGACCCGCGCACGATGGCGGCAATCCACGGCGGCGTGCTGCTGGTGATCCTGCTGTTCGCGCTCGGCGTGTGCACCCGCGTGACGGGCGTGCTGACGTGGGTGGCGACGCTCAGCTACGTCCACCGCACCGAGCAGGTGCTGTTCGGCATGGACGTGATGGCCAACATCCTCCTCACGTACCTCGTGGTCGGCGACAGCGGGGCGGCGCTGTCGGTGGACCGGGTGGTGGCGAAGTACCGGGCCGTGCGGGCGAGCCTGGCCCGGTGCGGCCACATCGACGCCGCCACCCGCGCGTTCCTGGACCGGGCGCCGCCGAGCAAGGGCGCGGCGCTGGGCGTGCGCCTGATTCAGGTCCACTTCTGCTTCATCTACCTGGCGGCGGGCCTGTCGAAGCTGAAGGGACAGGGGTGGTGGAACGGGTTCGCGTTCTACGACGTGATGATCAACCCCGAGTTCACGATGCTCCGGTACGAGTGGTTCGAGACGATGGCCCGGGGGCTCGCGTCGGTGAAGCCGGTGTACTACGCCATCTGCACGTTCGGGGTGTGGTTCACGCTGGGGCTGGAGATCAGCTTCCCGTTCCTGGTGTGGACGCGGCTGCGGCCGTTCTACCTGTGGCTGGCGGTGCTGTTGCACGCGGGCATCGGCATCCTGATGGGGCTGACGATGTTCGAGCTGCTGATGATGGTGATGCTGCTGGCGTACCTGCCGGCGGGGGTGATCCGCGACCGGCTGCGCGGCGGCCCGGGCCTGCCGCGGCTGGCGTTCGGCTTCGACCCGGCGGTGCCGGCGCAGGCGCGGGCGGCGGCGCTGGTGTGCGCGGCGGACGCGGACGCACAGGTGTCGCTGGAGCCGTCGGCGGGCGTGGGTCAGCCGGTGGTGAAGGCGGGCGGCGTGGCGCAGACGGGCGCGGCGGCGGCGGGCGCGGTGTTCGGGTCGGTGCGGCTGCTGCGGTGGGCGCGCCACCTGCTGAAGCTGCCGGGCGTCGGCGGGCTGGCGGGCCGGTGGGTGTCGCCGGCTCCGCCGGCGGCGCAGCCGCCGGTGGCGGTGGGGTCGTGA
- a CDS encoding transposase: MLFGGVFERFLEESPLSVMSRATIEHALSASALDALFDRTAERGYTRELLFSTTVDLMTLVVGGKALHVQAAYRHLRDRVPVTLKCVYDKLRNIETGVSAGLVAHVSGRCEGLITALGGGCKSLLPGYRVRVLDGNHLAATQRRLGVTRGHTAGPLPGQSLVVLDPALMLVTDIVPCEDAHTQERALIDQIVPLVRERDVWVADRNFCTAEFLCEVAARRAYVVIRRHGNLSVEAEAGYGAEVATDRGWVGERRVWVCWGGARLVRLRQVRVRLRAPTADGDAEVEILTNLPAKVPAKKVAEIYLKRWKIEGAFHELTVALNCEVNTLGYPRAALFGFCVAVAAYNVLAVLKAALRAVHGEKKVQEEVSGYYLALEWAMVYAGMMIALPASEWEAFGPMPSPELAGHLREWAGKVDLGRIKKAPPRKPTRTATRRIKDKSPHVSTARLLDEGKKTRQAKVSRNP, encoded by the coding sequence ATGCTGTTCGGTGGGGTCTTCGAGCGGTTCCTAGAGGAGAGCCCGCTCAGCGTGATGTCCCGGGCGACCATCGAGCACGCCCTCTCGGCCTCGGCCCTCGACGCGCTGTTCGACCGGACCGCCGAGCGCGGGTACACCCGGGAGTTGCTGTTCTCCACGACGGTCGATCTGATGACCCTGGTGGTCGGCGGCAAGGCCCTCCACGTCCAGGCCGCCTACCGGCACCTGCGGGACCGCGTCCCGGTCACCCTCAAGTGCGTCTACGACAAGCTCCGGAACATCGAGACGGGCGTGTCCGCGGGGCTGGTCGCGCACGTGTCGGGCCGGTGCGAGGGGCTGATCACCGCGCTGGGCGGGGGGTGCAAGAGCCTGCTGCCGGGCTACCGGGTGCGGGTCCTCGACGGCAACCACCTGGCCGCCACCCAGCGGCGGCTGGGCGTCACCCGGGGGCACACCGCCGGCCCCTTGCCCGGGCAGAGTTTGGTCGTGCTCGACCCGGCCCTGATGCTGGTCACCGACATCGTCCCGTGCGAGGACGCCCACACCCAGGAGCGGGCGCTGATCGACCAGATTGTGCCGCTGGTGCGGGAGCGGGACGTGTGGGTCGCGGACCGCAACTTCTGCACGGCGGAGTTCCTGTGTGAGGTGGCCGCCCGGCGGGCCTACGTCGTCATCCGACGCCACGGGAACCTGAGCGTCGAGGCCGAAGCCGGGTACGGGGCCGAGGTCGCGACGGACCGGGGCTGGGTGGGCGAGCGGCGGGTCTGGGTCTGCTGGGGTGGGGCGCGGTTGGTGCGCCTGCGGCAGGTGCGGGTGCGGCTGCGGGCGCCGACCGCGGACGGGGACGCGGAGGTGGAGATCCTGACCAACCTGCCGGCGAAGGTGCCGGCCAAGAAGGTGGCCGAGATCTACCTCAAGCGGTGGAAGATCGAGGGGGCCTTCCACGAGTTGACAGTCGCCTTGAACTGTGAGGTGAACACCCTGGGGTACCCCAGGGCCGCGCTGTTCGGGTTCTGCGTGGCGGTGGCCGCGTACAACGTGCTGGCCGTACTGAAGGCGGCCCTGCGGGCGGTGCATGGTGAGAAGAAGGTGCAGGAGGAGGTGTCGGGGTATTACCTGGCGCTGGAGTGGGCGATGGTGTACGCGGGGATGATGATCGCCCTGCCCGCGTCGGAATGGGAGGCGTTCGGTCCGATGCCCAGCCCGGAGTTGGCCGGCCACCTCCGCGAGTGGGCGGGCAAGGTCGACCTTGGGAGGATCAAGAAAGCGCCGCCCCGGAAGCCGACGAGGACGGCGACCCGACGGATCAAGGACAAGAGCCCACATGTTTCCACGGCCCGGTTGCTCGACGAGGGGAAGAAGACCCGTCAGGCGAAAGTCAGCCGGAATCCGTGA
- the lysS gene encoding lysine--tRNA ligase, giving the protein MADETQDLAEVRADKLRQIEALGLDPWGHRFDNTTPIGTIRQKPAGPFDDANPGLKVRAAGRVVRYRTGGKLLFLELWDQTGRVQLMIRVNKVSETEWKLAQLLDLGDLIGVDGEFGKTRTGELTIQVEALTFLAKSLEPHPKDVFGMGDIEYRLRHRYLDMIYTPDTLRRAHQRVQVIRTIRTHLDKLGYMEVETPTLHSIAGGAAARPFETHHNALDIGLYLRIALELPLKRLLVGGLEKVYELGRVFRNEGISPRHNPEFTMLELYQAYGDYRTMMDLTEGLIVACVDALDVATAGGEELPEGHNESRAVLIDRKRIIPFGEATVDLTPPFQRASYGTLFKEHVGCDMFDETAVRAAARAEDINPDGKAHDVLVQELFEDIVEEKLVGPVFVYDYPASLCPLTKRKRSDPRVAERFELYVRGMELANAYTELNDPSTQAATFSQQLAGLPADESMAKMDHDFVRALRHGMPPAGGLGVGIDRLVMLLTNTPSIRDVILFPLLRPEATKPGANPGA; this is encoded by the coding sequence GTGGCCGACGAAACGCAAGACCTCGCCGAAGTCCGCGCCGACAAGCTCCGCCAGATCGAGGCGCTCGGCCTCGACCCGTGGGGCCACCGGTTCGACAACACCACCCCCATCGGCACCATCCGCCAGAAGCCCGCCGGCCCGTTCGACGACGCCAACCCCGGCCTTAAGGTCCGCGCCGCCGGCCGCGTCGTCCGCTACCGCACCGGCGGCAAGCTGCTGTTCCTCGAACTCTGGGACCAGACCGGCCGCGTCCAGCTGATGATCCGCGTCAACAAGGTCTCCGAGACCGAGTGGAAGCTCGCCCAGCTCCTCGACCTCGGCGACCTGATCGGCGTCGACGGCGAGTTCGGCAAGACGCGCACCGGCGAACTCACCATCCAGGTGGAGGCGCTGACGTTCCTGGCGAAGTCGCTGGAGCCGCACCCGAAGGACGTGTTCGGGATGGGCGACATCGAGTACCGCCTGCGGCACCGCTACCTCGACATGATCTACACCCCGGACACGCTCCGCCGGGCGCACCAGCGCGTGCAGGTGATCCGCACCATCCGCACGCACCTGGACAAGCTCGGCTACATGGAGGTGGAGACGCCGACGCTCCACAGCATCGCCGGCGGGGCGGCGGCCCGGCCGTTCGAGACGCACCACAACGCCCTGGACATCGGGTTGTACCTGCGGATCGCCCTGGAACTGCCGCTGAAGCGGCTGCTGGTCGGCGGGCTGGAGAAGGTGTACGAGCTCGGCCGCGTGTTCCGCAACGAGGGGATCAGCCCGCGGCACAACCCCGAGTTCACGATGCTGGAACTGTACCAGGCCTACGGCGACTACCGCACCATGATGGACCTCACCGAGGGCCTCATCGTCGCCTGCGTCGACGCGCTCGACGTGGCGACCGCTGGCGGCGAGGAGCTTCCCGAAGGGCACAACGAGTCGAGGGCGGTGTTGATCGACCGCAAGCGGATCATCCCGTTCGGCGAAGCAACAGTGGACCTGACGCCGCCGTTCCAGCGGGCCAGCTACGGCACGCTGTTCAAGGAGCACGTCGGCTGCGACATGTTCGACGAGACGGCGGTGCGGGCGGCGGCGCGGGCCGAGGACATCAACCCCGACGGCAAGGCGCACGACGTGCTGGTGCAGGAGCTGTTCGAGGACATCGTGGAGGAGAAGCTGGTCGGGCCGGTGTTCGTGTACGACTACCCGGCGAGCCTGTGCCCGCTCACGAAGCGGAAGCGGTCCGACCCGCGGGTGGCGGAGCGGTTCGAGCTGTACGTGCGCGGCATGGAACTGGCCAACGCCTACACCGAGCTGAACGACCCGTCGACACAGGCTGCGACGTTCTCGCAGCAGCTGGCGGGTCTGCCGGCGGACGAGTCGATGGCGAAGATGGACCACGACTTCGTGCGGGCGCTGCGGCACGGCATGCCGCCGGCCGGCGGGCTGGGCGTCGGCATCGACCGGCTGGTGATGCTGCTGACGAACACGCCGAGCATCCGCGACGTGATCCTGTTCCCACTGCTGCGGCCGGAAGCGACGAAGCCCGGCGCGAACCCGGGGGCGTGA
- a CDS encoding DUF1501 domain-containing protein: MPAPCPGPRLSRRHMIQAGAASYVGLGLTQLLKADESRTRAATADHLIIVFLNGGPSHLDMWDLKPDAPPEIRGEFKPIPTSVPGVSFGEHLPKLARHMHRCTLIRSMHHSVNNAHAAAVYCALTGHDRGEIGGGARPDDFPAIGSVVGTRRPPATAVPPHVLLPFITKEGAGGPPQPGYFAGILGKPRDPYVVLRDPNAADFALPELTLGPDVDPARFDARRQLAARLAGPTPTDRTLAELDATRAKAFDLLTAPALRDAVRIDREPPAVRDRYGRNIYGQSVLLARRLVEAGTRVTCVSWAPDANATWDTHGNNFTKLKNELLPQFDAAASSLLTDLADRGLLDRTLVAFMGDFGRTPRINGQGAGRDHWNFCYSLMLAGGGVRAGYVHGASDRIGGRPSRNPVTPADVIATIYECLGVPPDLELRDRLDRPQALVPWGTPIREAVG; the protein is encoded by the coding sequence ATGCCCGCCCCGTGCCCCGGCCCGCGCCTGTCCCGCCGCCACATGATCCAGGCGGGCGCCGCCTCGTACGTCGGCCTGGGCCTCACCCAGCTGCTCAAGGCCGACGAGTCCCGCACCCGCGCCGCCACCGCCGACCACCTCATCATCGTCTTCCTCAACGGCGGCCCGTCGCACCTCGACATGTGGGACTTGAAGCCCGACGCGCCGCCGGAAATCCGCGGCGAGTTCAAGCCCATCCCGACCAGCGTCCCCGGCGTGTCCTTCGGTGAGCACCTGCCGAAGCTCGCGCGCCACATGCACCGCTGCACGCTGATCCGGTCCATGCACCACAGCGTGAACAACGCCCACGCGGCGGCCGTGTACTGCGCCCTCACCGGCCACGACCGGGGCGAGATCGGCGGCGGCGCCCGGCCCGACGACTTCCCCGCCATCGGCTCCGTCGTCGGCACCCGCCGCCCGCCGGCGACCGCGGTGCCGCCGCACGTACTGCTGCCGTTCATCACCAAGGAAGGCGCCGGCGGCCCGCCGCAGCCGGGCTACTTCGCCGGCATCCTCGGCAAGCCGCGCGACCCGTACGTGGTGCTGCGCGACCCGAACGCCGCGGACTTCGCGCTGCCCGAGCTCACGCTCGGGCCCGACGTGGACCCGGCCCGGTTCGACGCCCGCCGCCAGCTCGCCGCCCGCCTCGCCGGCCCGACACCGACCGACCGTACGCTCGCGGAACTGGACGCCACCCGCGCCAAGGCTTTTGACCTGCTGACGGCCCCGGCCCTGCGCGACGCGGTGCGGATCGACCGCGAACCGCCGGCGGTGCGCGACCGCTACGGCCGCAACATCTACGGCCAGAGCGTGCTGCTGGCGCGGCGGCTCGTCGAGGCCGGCACCCGGGTGACGTGCGTGAGCTGGGCGCCGGACGCGAACGCCACCTGGGACACGCACGGCAACAACTTCACGAAGCTGAAGAACGAACTGCTGCCGCAGTTCGACGCGGCGGCGTCGTCGCTACTGACCGACCTCGCCGACCGCGGCCTGCTGGACCGCACGCTGGTGGCGTTCATGGGCGACTTCGGCCGCACGCCGCGCATCAACGGCCAGGGCGCCGGCCGCGACCACTGGAACTTCTGCTACTCGCTGATGCTGGCCGGCGGCGGCGTCCGGGCGGGGTACGTCCACGGGGCGAGCGACCGCATCGGCGGCCGGCCGAGCCGCAACCCGGTGACGCCGGCGGACGTGATCGCCACGATCTACGAGTGCCTGGGCGTGCCGCCGGACCTGGAGCTGCGCGACCGCCTGGACCGCCCGCAGGCGCTGGTGCCGTGGGGCACCCCGATCCGCGAGGCGGTGGGGTAG
- a CDS encoding IS701 family transposase — protein sequence MSGRPTAAQVRAWADEVTAVGDRIGRHFARSEPRARAVGYIRGLLGDADRKNGWQLAEALGDPTPDGVQHLLARADWDADAVRDDLMGYVHEHLGDPAAVLVVDETGFLKKGTKSCGVARQYTGTAGRIENAQVGVFLAYAGPKGHALIDRALYLPKEWTDDRPRCDAAGVPAAVGFATKPRLAERMLARAWARGVTAGWVTGDTVYGHDGAFRRFLEGHRQAYLLAVPANQPLFDGEQRSTVKAVAEGFPVAAWERASAGDGSKGPREYDWAVRAFGPVDERGWQLWLVVRRHRDRPDERAYYFARGPAATAPAELVRVAGSRWRVEECLELAKGDCGLDEYEVRSWVGWHRHVTLSLLALAVVAAIRVAAGPSGRPKKGARGWSG from the coding sequence ATGTCAGGACGACCGACGGCGGCCCAGGTGCGGGCCTGGGCGGACGAGGTGACGGCGGTCGGCGACCGGATCGGCCGGCACTTCGCCCGGTCCGAGCCCCGCGCCCGGGCCGTCGGGTACATCCGCGGGCTGCTGGGCGACGCCGACCGGAAGAACGGGTGGCAACTCGCCGAGGCGCTCGGCGACCCGACCCCGGACGGGGTCCAGCACCTGCTCGCCCGGGCCGACTGGGACGCCGACGCCGTCCGCGACGACCTCATGGGGTACGTCCACGAGCACCTCGGCGACCCGGCCGCGGTTCTGGTCGTGGACGAGACCGGGTTCCTGAAGAAGGGGACCAAGTCGTGCGGGGTGGCCCGCCAGTACACCGGCACCGCCGGGCGGATCGAGAACGCCCAGGTCGGGGTCTTCCTGGCGTACGCGGGGCCGAAGGGGCACGCCCTGATCGACCGGGCGTTGTACCTGCCGAAGGAGTGGACGGACGACCGGCCGCGGTGTGACGCGGCCGGGGTGCCGGCGGCCGTCGGGTTCGCCACCAAGCCGCGGCTGGCCGAGCGGATGCTGGCGCGGGCGTGGGCGCGGGGGGTGACGGCCGGGTGGGTGACGGGGGACACGGTGTACGGGCACGACGGGGCGTTCCGCCGGTTCCTGGAGGGGCACCGGCAGGCGTACCTGCTGGCGGTCCCGGCCAACCAGCCGCTGTTCGACGGGGAGCAGCGCTCGACCGTGAAGGCCGTCGCCGAGGGGTTCCCGGTTGCCGCGTGGGAGCGGGCCAGTGCGGGGGACGGGTCGAAGGGGCCGCGGGAGTACGACTGGGCGGTCCGGGCGTTCGGCCCGGTGGACGAGCGGGGGTGGCAGTTGTGGCTGGTGGTCCGGCGGCACCGGGACCGGCCGGACGAGCGGGCCTACTACTTCGCCCGCGGGCCGGCGGCGACGGCCCCGGCCGAGCTCGTCCGCGTGGCGGGGAGCCGGTGGCGGGTGGAGGAGTGCCTGGAACTGGCGAAGGGCGACTGCGGCCTCGACGAGTACGAGGTGCGGTCGTGGGTCGGGTGGCACCGACACGTCACCCTGAGCCTGCTCGCCCTGGCGGTGGTGGCGGCGATCCGGGTGGCGGCCGGGCCGTCGGGTCGGCCGAAAAAGGGGGCGCGGGGCTGGTCCGGGTGA
- a CDS encoding class I SAM-dependent methyltransferase — translation MRTTRLLAEQQFHDRQAAARAAARPELRFPDAAFLDHETWVRPAFRRLGDLRGTRALDYGCGHGMAAVVLARAGADVTAFDLSPGYVGEARERLRANGVSGTVVVADGEELPFPDRSFDAVWGNAILHHLDLAKAGRELARVMKPGGVAVFCEPWGGNPLLAAARRWLPYPGKDRTPDEVPLTARDLEPLLASFPVVAWEGFQLFGMVRRVWRGTGLSLLDAADRRLLRARPELKNWCRYVVVTLRAA, via the coding sequence ATGCGTACCACCCGCCTTCTCGCCGAGCAGCAGTTCCACGACCGCCAGGCGGCCGCGCGCGCCGCGGCGCGGCCCGAGCTGCGCTTCCCCGACGCCGCCTTCCTCGACCACGAGACGTGGGTGCGTCCCGCCTTCCGGCGGCTCGGCGATTTGCGCGGCACGCGCGCCCTCGACTACGGCTGCGGGCACGGTATGGCCGCCGTCGTGCTCGCCCGTGCCGGCGCCGACGTGACCGCGTTCGATCTGTCGCCCGGCTACGTCGGCGAGGCGCGCGAGCGGCTCCGCGCCAACGGCGTGAGCGGCACCGTCGTCGTCGCCGACGGCGAGGAACTGCCGTTCCCCGACCGCTCGTTCGACGCCGTGTGGGGGAACGCCATTCTGCACCACCTCGACCTGGCGAAGGCCGGCCGCGAGCTGGCGCGCGTCATGAAGCCGGGCGGCGTCGCCGTGTTCTGCGAGCCGTGGGGCGGCAACCCGCTCCTCGCGGCGGCTCGGCGGTGGCTGCCGTACCCCGGCAAGGACCGCACACCCGACGAGGTGCCGCTGACCGCCCGCGACCTGGAGCCGCTGCTAGCGAGCTTCCCCGTCGTGGCGTGGGAGGGCTTCCAACTCTTCGGGATGGTCCGCCGCGTGTGGCGGGGCACTGGACTCTCACTTCTCGACGCCGCCGACCGGCGGTTGCTGCGGGCGCGGCCTGAGCTCAAAAACTGGTGCCGGTACGTGGTCGTGACCTTGCGGGCGGCGTAG